One genomic window of Rhizomicrobium sp. includes the following:
- a CDS encoding GIY-YIG nuclease family protein translates to MREHLYFVYILASRRNGTLYVGVTNDVMRRTWEHRNDLVDGFTKKYGVHILVWFEVFEDIHAAIAREKRLKKWNRAWKIKLIEQNNSGWNDLHARLLGEIALPDMPGSPSPRDADASLGRG, encoded by the coding sequence ATGCGAGAGCATCTCTATTTCGTCTACATCCTCGCGAGCCGGCGGAACGGCACGCTCTATGTCGGCGTGACGAACGATGTCATGCGCCGGACGTGGGAACATCGCAACGATCTGGTCGATGGTTTCACCAAGAAATACGGCGTGCACATTCTGGTCTGGTTCGAGGTCTTCGAGGACATCCATGCCGCGATTGCCCGCGAGAAGCGTCTGAAGAAATGGAATCGCGCGTGGAAGATCAAGCTGATCGAGCAGAACAATTCCGGCTGGAACGATCTGCATGCGCGCCTCCTTGGAGAGATCGCGCTGCCGGATATGCCTGGGTCCCCTTCCCCTCGCGATGCTGACGCATCGCTCGGCCGGGGATGA
- a CDS encoding DUF971 domain-containing protein has protein sequence MTAAATKPWPVELKLNPAKNQLTVEYDTGERFVLPAEYLRVESPSAEVQGHGQGQKQIVTGKAGVTIRALEPVGNYAVRIVFDDGHDTGLFSWDYLHELGREQRAKWVAYLKASGKA, from the coding sequence ATGACGGCGGCGGCGACCAAGCCCTGGCCGGTCGAGCTGAAGCTCAATCCGGCGAAGAACCAGCTTACGGTCGAATACGACACCGGCGAGCGCTTCGTGCTGCCGGCGGAATATCTGCGGGTGGAATCGCCCAGCGCCGAGGTGCAAGGCCATGGCCAGGGGCAGAAGCAGATCGTGACCGGCAAGGCGGGAGTGACGATCCGGGCGCTGGAGCCGGTCGGCAATTACGCGGTGCGCATCGTGTTCGACGACGGCCACGACACCGGGCTGTTCTCCTGGGACTACCTGCACGAGCTGGGCCGCGAGCAGCGCGCGAAATGGGTGGCGTATCTGAAGGCGAGCGGCAAGGCGTGA
- a CDS encoding Trm112 family protein: MPTDPKLLEILVCPVTKGPLAYDREKQELVSRQAGLAFPIRAGVPIMLASEARELSDAERDAR, encoded by the coding sequence ATGCCGACCGATCCCAAGCTGCTCGAGATCCTGGTCTGCCCGGTGACCAAGGGGCCGCTCGCCTATGACCGCGAGAAGCAGGAACTGGTGAGCAGGCAGGCCGGCCTCGCTTTTCCGATCCGCGCCGGCGTGCCGATCATGCTGGCGTCCGAGGCGCGCGAGCTCTCCGACGCCGAGCGCGACGCGCGATGA
- a CDS encoding LON peptidase substrate-binding domain-containing protein: MAGRYHSTDDLPRTLGIFPLTGVLLLPRGHLPLNVFEPRYLALVESAISGSRLIGLIQPTEHEDKALKPPLTQIGCAGRITAYRETEDGRYLITLTGICRFRVAEELDTPASFRAVRPDFAPFAGDLAERDDQDFPRERLLAALNEYLSRRELKADWKSVMNAPAETLVNALAMLCPFEPNEKQALLEAPEWTDRVSTLLALLEMAGTSPGSNTVN; encoded by the coding sequence ATGGCTGGGCGCTATCACTCGACGGACGACCTGCCGCGCACGCTGGGCATCTTTCCGCTGACCGGCGTGCTGCTTTTGCCGCGCGGGCATCTGCCGCTCAACGTGTTCGAGCCGCGCTATCTGGCGCTGGTGGAATCGGCGATCTCGGGCAGCCGGCTGATCGGCCTGATCCAGCCGACCGAGCACGAGGACAAGGCGCTGAAGCCGCCGCTGACCCAGATCGGCTGCGCCGGGCGCATCACCGCCTATCGCGAGACCGAGGACGGACGCTATCTCATCACGCTCACCGGCATCTGCCGCTTCCGCGTCGCGGAGGAGCTGGACACGCCTGCCTCGTTCCGCGCCGTCAGGCCGGACTTCGCGCCCTTCGCCGGCGACCTCGCCGAGCGCGACGACCAGGATTTTCCGCGCGAGCGGCTGCTGGCCGCGCTCAACGAGTATCTCTCGCGCCGCGAGCTCAAGGCCGACTGGAAAAGCGTGATGAACGCGCCGGCCGAGACGCTGGTCAACGCGCTCGCCATGCTCTGCCCGTTCGAGCCGAACGAGAAGCAGGCCCTGCTCGAAGCGCCGGAATGGACCGACCGCGTCAGCACGCTTCTGGCGCTGCTCGAAATGGCGGGGACCTCGCCGGGCTCGAACACGGTCAATTGA
- the trxA gene encoding thioredoxin has translation MALIGPSGRPVTSAKPASAPAPGPANPYVKDSGLETFAADVIEASREVPVIVDFWAPWCGPCKTLGPILEKVVAEAKGAVKLVKVNIDENQEIARQLRIQSIPAVFAFKDGQPVDGFMGAIPESQVRQFIAGLAGEGHGGHDHAEEILAIAEEAFAAGDVTQAAQAYAHVLQDEPGHPKAVAGLALCYLKSGDLERAKQTLQLVRPDGAADEAVRAVEAELKLREQAAAAASGLDAAKAKIAADPKDHQARFDYALALDGAGDREGAIDQLLDIVRRDRKWNDDAARKHLVTLFEAMGPTDPRTLDARRRLSSILFS, from the coding sequence ATGGCATTGATCGGACCGAGCGGCAGGCCCGTGACCTCGGCGAAACCGGCCAGCGCGCCCGCGCCCGGCCCCGCGAACCCCTATGTCAAGGATAGCGGCCTGGAGACCTTCGCCGCCGATGTGATCGAGGCGAGCCGCGAAGTGCCGGTGATCGTCGATTTCTGGGCGCCGTGGTGCGGGCCGTGCAAGACGCTCGGCCCGATACTGGAAAAGGTGGTCGCCGAGGCCAAGGGCGCGGTGAAGCTCGTCAAGGTCAACATCGACGAGAACCAGGAGATCGCGCGCCAGCTCCGCATCCAGTCGATCCCCGCCGTGTTCGCGTTCAAGGACGGCCAGCCGGTCGACGGCTTCATGGGCGCCATTCCCGAAAGCCAGGTGCGCCAGTTCATCGCCGGCCTCGCCGGCGAAGGCCATGGCGGCCACGACCATGCCGAGGAAATCCTCGCCATTGCGGAGGAAGCCTTCGCGGCGGGCGATGTCACCCAGGCGGCGCAGGCCTATGCCCATGTGCTGCAGGACGAGCCGGGCCACCCCAAGGCGGTGGCGGGGTTGGCGCTCTGCTATCTCAAGAGCGGCGACCTTGAGCGGGCGAAGCAGACCCTGCAGCTCGTGCGCCCCGACGGCGCGGCCGACGAGGCGGTGCGCGCGGTCGAGGCCGAGCTGAAGCTGCGCGAGCAGGCGGCGGCCGCGGCCAGCGGGCTCGACGCCGCCAAGGCGAAGATCGCGGCCGATCCGAAGGATCATCAGGCGCGCTTCGATTATGCACTGGCGCTCGACGGCGCCGGCGACCGCGAGGGCGCGATCGACCAGCTTCTCGACATCGTGCGGCGCGACCGCAAATGGAACGACGACGCGGCGCGCAAGCATCTGGTCACGCTGTTCGAGGCGATGGGGCCGACCGATCCGCGCACCCTCGACGCGCGGCGCCGGCTTTCCTCCATTCTTTTTTCGTGA
- a CDS encoding DUF3298 domain-containing protein, which translates to MPIRLMSLCLAAFLALGAASAAGLPLAKKTLAFQSKAFDISVQYPQTGNKAVDAVLADYARKNVADFKTYDPDLAGGEHAYTLDISYDVERNDGQMFGILFTEFADTGGVHPNTGFSAFNFVLPTGEQVFLPEIVDGQRGLKRVSDLAIAELVRTIGGPDSLTTKEDIASGAGPDALSLKYFLWLPKELHIHFPPYQVAAYAAGPQEVSIPLTQLKGYIRPDWRAPQPSFDCKKAATPVEHALCADLALSRLDREVADLYRSKHRSSDVNANDLLRQDQRDWLAARGKLCAGGALVPCLTKLYRDRLAALNKAPG; encoded by the coding sequence ATGCCGATTCGCCTTATGTCTCTTTGCCTTGCCGCCTTCCTGGCGCTGGGCGCCGCGTCGGCCGCCGGCCTGCCGCTGGCCAAGAAAACCCTCGCCTTCCAGAGCAAGGCGTTCGACATCTCGGTGCAATATCCCCAGACCGGCAACAAGGCGGTCGACGCCGTGCTCGCCGACTATGCCCGCAAGAACGTCGCGGACTTCAAGACCTACGATCCCGACCTCGCCGGCGGCGAGCACGCCTACACGCTCGACATCTCTTATGACGTTGAACGCAATGACGGCCAGATGTTCGGCATCCTGTTTACGGAATTCGCCGACACCGGCGGCGTACATCCCAACACGGGCTTCTCCGCCTTCAATTTTGTCCTGCCCACCGGCGAGCAGGTCTTCCTGCCCGAGATCGTGGACGGCCAGCGCGGCCTGAAGCGCGTCAGCGACCTCGCCATCGCCGAGCTCGTCCGGACCATCGGCGGTCCGGATTCGCTCACCACGAAAGAGGACATCGCGAGCGGCGCCGGCCCCGACGCGCTCAGTCTGAAATATTTCCTGTGGCTGCCGAAGGAGCTGCACATCCACTTCCCGCCCTATCAGGTCGCGGCCTATGCCGCCGGCCCGCAGGAGGTGTCGATCCCGCTGACGCAGCTCAAGGGCTATATCCGCCCCGACTGGCGCGCGCCGCAGCCCTCGTTCGACTGCAAGAAGGCGGCGACGCCGGTCGAGCACGCGCTGTGCGCCGATCTGGCTCTGTCGCGGCTGGACCGCGAGGTCGCGGATCTCTATCGCAGCAAGCATCGCTCGTCGGACGTCAACGCCAACGACCTGCTGCGGCAGGACCAGCGCGACTGGCTCGCCGCGCGCGGCAAGCTCTGCGCCGGCGGCGCTCTCGTGCCCTGTTTGACGAAGCTCTATCGCGACCGTCTCGCCGCGCTGAACAAGGCGCCCGGCTGA
- a CDS encoding NAD(P)/FAD-dependent oxidoreductase: MRLSRRDILGGAAALAAAPLVVRAATPADLDVAIVGGGVSGVYAAWRLRQEQPHLRVRLFEASERIGGRLHSVAFPQAPHLIAEAGGMRFLKTHAHVFGLVGALGLPARGYPIDEPANRMMLRGRNYPLSDVSAGRARFPYRVPDIDQTPRATYFPRAFDAILPNASHMKPADWAKIRTSWRYRNRLLRDWNGRDLLLHGMTAEELALTQDTSGYDDWIGGESGLDELDYFFAPDDPAASYSTIAGGYQRLPTTLAAEAAKLGAGIATRTRLVSLVPDGARHRLTVRDGAGRQTSLTAARVILALPRRALERIEDFPDSHADRHFAGLIASVTPIPACKSLLLYKRPWWREHGIVEGRSITDMPARQFYCLGSEMTRLPGEDTNGYGVLMAYSDMRNVATWEHLVAQPDPSGFTKLAGDSALAREVHREASLVLGRTDAVPLAACFQDWSVDPYGGGWHYYALGHDGLADSAAMLKPMPGRELYVCGEAYSLAQGWVEGALERAETMLQRHFGLKKPGWLQA, translated from the coding sequence ATGCGTCTTTCCCGACGCGATATCCTCGGCGGCGCCGCCGCGCTCGCCGCCGCCCCGCTCGTCGTCCGCGCCGCGACGCCGGCCGATCTCGATGTCGCCATCGTCGGCGGCGGCGTCTCCGGCGTCTATGCCGCCTGGCGACTGCGCCAGGAGCAGCCGCATCTGCGCGTCCGCCTGTTCGAGGCGTCCGAGCGCATCGGCGGACGGCTGCATTCGGTCGCCTTCCCGCAGGCGCCGCATCTGATCGCCGAGGCCGGCGGCATGCGCTTCCTCAAGACGCACGCCCATGTCTTCGGACTCGTCGGCGCGCTCGGCCTGCCGGCGCGCGGCTATCCGATCGACGAGCCGGCGAACCGCATGATGCTGCGCGGCAGGAATTATCCGCTGTCCGATGTCTCCGCCGGCCGCGCGCGGTTCCCCTATCGCGTGCCCGATATCGACCAGACGCCGCGGGCGACCTATTTCCCGCGCGCCTTCGACGCGATCCTGCCGAACGCCTCGCATATGAAGCCGGCCGACTGGGCGAAGATCCGCACGAGCTGGCGCTACCGGAACCGGCTGCTGCGCGACTGGAACGGCCGCGACCTGCTGCTCCACGGCATGACGGCCGAAGAACTGGCGCTGACCCAAGATACCTCCGGCTATGACGACTGGATCGGCGGCGAAAGCGGTCTCGACGAGCTGGATTATTTCTTCGCGCCGGACGATCCGGCGGCCTCTTACTCCACCATCGCCGGCGGCTATCAGCGCCTGCCGACGACGCTGGCGGCGGAGGCGGCGAAGCTGGGCGCCGGCATCGCCACGCGGACGCGCCTCGTCAGCCTGGTGCCGGACGGCGCGCGCCACCGCCTCACGGTCCGCGACGGCGCCGGACGGCAGACGTCGCTCACCGCCGCCCGCGTCATCCTCGCTCTGCCGCGCCGCGCGCTGGAGCGCATCGAGGATTTCCCGGACAGCCACGCCGACCGCCACTTCGCCGGCCTGATCGCCTCGGTGACGCCGATCCCCGCCTGCAAGAGTCTGTTGCTCTACAAACGCCCCTGGTGGCGCGAGCACGGCATTGTCGAGGGCCGCTCGATCACCGATATGCCGGCGCGGCAGTTCTACTGCCTGGGCTCGGAGATGACGCGCCTGCCGGGCGAGGACACCAACGGCTATGGCGTGCTGATGGCGTACAGCGACATGCGCAATGTCGCGACATGGGAGCATCTGGTGGCGCAGCCCGATCCATCGGGCTTCACCAAGCTCGCCGGCGACTCGGCGCTGGCGCGCGAAGTGCATCGCGAGGCGTCGCTGGTGCTCGGCAGGACGGATGCGGTGCCGCTCGCCGCGTGCTTCCAGGATTGGAGCGTCGATCCCTATGGCGGCGGCTGGCATTATTACGCGCTCGGCCATGACGGACTCGCGGATTCCGCCGCGATGCTGAAGCCGATGCCGGGCCGCGAGCTTTATGTGTGCGGTGAGGCTTATTCGCTGGCGCAAGGCTGGGTCGAAGGCGCGCTGGAGCGCGCCGAGACGATGCTGCAAAGGCATTTCGGATTGAAAAAGCCGGGGTGGTTGCAGGCTTAG
- a CDS encoding GNAT family protein, translating into MEKAETLGGATLTGRFVALEPLSQRHHADLIAAARAPGLFDYMPFDTRDGFASRLPWFAAENASGAMVSYAVRRLADDAIVGSTSYLAIAPEHARVEIGWTWYAPQVQASAVNPEAKYLLLENAFAKQWHRVEFKTDSKNARSRAALKKLGAREEGIFRGHMWMPQGYWRDSVYFSILASDWPRVKAGLEERLAGFD; encoded by the coding sequence TTGGAGAAGGCGGAAACACTTGGCGGCGCCACGCTGACGGGGCGCTTCGTTGCGCTCGAGCCGCTATCGCAGCGCCATCACGCGGACCTGATCGCGGCGGCGCGGGCGCCGGGCCTCTTCGACTACATGCCGTTCGACACGCGCGACGGCTTCGCCTCGCGGCTGCCGTGGTTCGCGGCGGAGAATGCGAGCGGCGCGATGGTGAGCTATGCCGTGCGGCGACTGGCCGACGACGCGATCGTCGGCTCGACGTCCTATCTGGCGATCGCGCCGGAGCATGCGCGGGTCGAGATCGGCTGGACCTGGTATGCGCCGCAGGTGCAGGCGAGCGCGGTCAATCCGGAAGCGAAATACCTGCTGCTGGAGAATGCCTTCGCGAAGCAGTGGCACCGGGTGGAGTTCAAGACGGATTCGAAGAACGCCCGCTCGCGCGCGGCGCTGAAGAAGCTGGGCGCAAGGGAGGAAGGCATCTTCCGCGGCCATATGTGGATGCCGCAGGGCTATTGGCGCGATTCGGTGTACTTCTCGATCCTTGCGAGCGACTGGCCGCGGGTGAAGGCGGGGTTGGAGGAGCGGTTGGCGGGGTTTGATTGA
- a CDS encoding TonB-dependent receptor, producing the protein MLSSRLKSVYRASGAAFVLACSSALPAAAQEVETVVVTAERHAENLQDVPESVTTIPADELQSIFSSGQDIRAIAARVPSLYSESSNGRVAPRFYIRGLGNADFDLAASQPVSIIEDGVVEENVVLKSAPLYDIGNVEVDRGPQGTLFGRNTTAGIVKFTSVAPGDTLEGYAKGSYGELGTANLEGAITVPLDDTLSVRASGLFQHRDPYISNAFLGINDALGGYDERAGRVQVLWKPTDDFSVLLNVHGRSLDGTAAVFRANILGPGNDHLNANYVWDKVYFDQGFVDPKNENPQKYDGLGTNATMEYDFDGMKLTSITGYESTHGYSRGDIDGGYGASYLPSMGPGFIIFQSESQDGLDYLHQFTQELHLASDDANSPLFWQVGAYYFSTKYQDTTITAFAPNVSTAVRQSNVAWATFGQASYKVTDAFTVTAGVRWTSDVKAMTANGPLDTITTPVKVGGSNVSWDVSALYTVAEDVNLYARIATGFRGPSIQGRNIAFNTPPGNYSTARSETITSYEGGIKTLLDDRKIRLNLDGYTYYLAHPQFSAVGGAAVGNSIVLLNARAGLAYGIEADAEYDPDENWAFTAGASWNHTQINDPLLKTGVCAQCTVTNPTDGSGNAFVNGNPFPNAPEYVANLTAKYIWPLDSGAQLYAFTDWYIQGYTNFFLYKSLEFHSNGNYEGGLRVGYVAPDKDWELAVYARNITDQANVQGGIDFDDNTGFVSDPRVVGVEITGHLN; encoded by the coding sequence ATGTTGTCGTCACGTTTGAAGTCCGTCTACCGCGCCTCCGGTGCCGCGTTCGTGCTGGCCTGTTCGAGCGCCTTGCCCGCCGCCGCGCAGGAGGTCGAGACCGTCGTCGTGACCGCCGAGCGGCACGCGGAGAACCTGCAGGACGTTCCCGAATCGGTGACGACCATTCCGGCGGACGAGTTGCAGTCGATCTTCAGCTCCGGCCAGGACATCCGCGCCATCGCCGCCCGCGTGCCGAGCCTGTATTCCGAATCGTCGAACGGCCGCGTCGCGCCGCGCTTCTATATCCGAGGGCTAGGCAACGCCGATTTCGATCTCGCCGCCTCGCAGCCGGTCTCGATCATCGAGGACGGCGTCGTGGAGGAGAACGTCGTTCTCAAGAGCGCGCCGCTCTACGACATCGGCAATGTCGAAGTCGATCGCGGCCCGCAGGGCACGCTGTTCGGCCGCAACACCACCGCCGGCATCGTCAAGTTCACCAGCGTGGCGCCCGGCGACACGCTCGAAGGCTATGCCAAGGGCTCCTATGGCGAGCTCGGCACCGCCAATCTCGAAGGGGCGATCACCGTGCCGCTCGACGACACGCTGTCGGTGCGCGCCTCCGGCCTGTTCCAGCATCGCGATCCCTATATCAGCAACGCCTTCCTCGGCATCAACGACGCGCTGGGCGGTTACGACGAGCGCGCCGGCCGCGTCCAGGTGCTGTGGAAGCCGACCGACGATTTCAGCGTCCTGCTCAACGTCCATGGCCGCTCGCTCGACGGCACGGCGGCGGTGTTCCGCGCCAATATCCTGGGCCCGGGCAACGATCACCTGAACGCCAACTACGTCTGGGACAAGGTGTACTTCGACCAGGGCTTCGTGGATCCGAAGAACGAGAATCCGCAGAAATATGACGGCCTCGGCACCAACGCGACGATGGAATACGATTTCGACGGCATGAAGCTGACCTCGATCACCGGCTATGAATCGACGCATGGCTACAGCCGGGGCGACATCGACGGCGGCTATGGCGCGTCATACCTGCCGTCCATGGGTCCGGGCTTCATCATCTTCCAGTCCGAATCGCAGGACGGTCTGGACTATCTCCACCAGTTCACCCAGGAACTGCATCTGGCGAGCGACGACGCGAACTCGCCGCTGTTCTGGCAGGTCGGCGCCTACTACTTCTCGACCAAGTACCAGGACACCACCATCACCGCCTTCGCGCCGAACGTGTCGACCGCGGTGCGCCAGTCCAACGTCGCCTGGGCGACCTTCGGACAGGCGAGCTACAAGGTTACCGACGCCTTCACCGTCACCGCCGGCGTGCGCTGGACCTCGGACGTGAAGGCGATGACGGCGAACGGCCCGCTCGACACCATCACCACGCCGGTCAAGGTCGGCGGCAGCAATGTAAGCTGGGACGTGAGCGCGCTCTACACGGTGGCGGAGGACGTGAACCTCTACGCCCGCATCGCCACCGGCTTCCGCGGTCCCTCGATCCAGGGCCGCAACATCGCGTTCAACACGCCGCCGGGCAATTACTCCACCGCGCGGTCCGAGACGATCACCTCCTATGAGGGCGGCATCAAGACGCTGCTCGACGACCGCAAGATCCGCCTCAACCTCGACGGCTACACCTATTACCTCGCCCATCCGCAGTTCTCCGCGGTCGGCGGCGCCGCGGTCGGCAATTCGATCGTCCTGCTCAACGCCAGGGCGGGCCTCGCCTACGGCATCGAGGCGGACGCCGAATACGATCCCGACGAGAATTGGGCGTTCACCGCCGGCGCGTCGTGGAACCACACCCAGATCAACGATCCGCTGCTCAAGACCGGCGTCTGCGCGCAGTGCACCGTCACCAACCCGACCGACGGCTCGGGCAACGCCTTCGTCAACGGCAATCCGTTCCCCAACGCGCCGGAATATGTCGCGAACCTGACGGCGAAGTACATCTGGCCGCTCGACAGCGGGGCGCAGCTCTACGCCTTCACCGACTGGTACATCCAGGGCTACACCAACTTCTTCCTCTACAAGTCGCTCGAATTCCACAGCAACGGCAATTACGAGGGCGGCCTGCGCGTCGGCTATGTCGCGCCGGACAAGGATTGGGAGCTCGCGGTCTATGCCCGCAACATCACCGACCAGGCGAACGTCCAGGGCGGCATCGATTTCGACGATAACACCGGCTTCGTGAGCGATCCGCGCGTGGTCGGCGTGGAGATCACCGGGCATTTGAACTGA
- a CDS encoding prolyl-tRNA synthetase associated domain-containing protein: protein MTAPSSPDDREAALYARFTALGIGWTTYAHAPVFTVEEAAALYDSQPGGHSKNLFLKDKKDGLWLVTVRDDLRVDLTALSKVLASPRFSFGSPELLLATLGITPGSVTPFAVMNDPEGKVRLVLDAGMLALAPLNFHPLRNDRTTAVTAADLLRFVRATGHEPTIVEIPVRSEG from the coding sequence ATGACCGCTCCATCATCCCCCGACGACCGCGAAGCGGCGCTCTATGCGCGCTTCACGGCGCTCGGCATCGGCTGGACGACCTATGCGCATGCGCCGGTGTTCACCGTCGAGGAAGCGGCGGCGCTCTATGACAGCCAGCCCGGCGGGCACAGCAAGAACCTGTTCCTGAAGGACAAGAAGGACGGGCTGTGGCTGGTCACGGTGCGCGACGACCTGCGCGTCGACCTGACCGCGCTGTCGAAGGTGCTGGCAAGCCCGCGCTTCTCGTTCGGATCGCCGGAGCTTCTGCTCGCGACGCTCGGCATCACGCCGGGCTCGGTGACGCCCTTCGCGGTGATGAACGATCCGGAGGGCAAGGTGCGGCTGGTGCTGGACGCCGGGATGCTGGCGCTGGCGCCGCTGAACTTCCATCCGTTGCGCAACGACCGCACGACGGCGGTGACGGCGGCGGACCTGTTGCGATTTGTCCGCGCCACCGGGCACGAACCGACGATCGTGGAAATACCGGTGCGAAGCGAAGGATAA
- the speE gene encoding polyamine aminopropyltransferase has product MASSFKERLHKGYAQSIELAGPPIVEEKSQFQRIRIFDSVANGRVMTLDDVVQITTRDESAYAEMLTHLPIFEHGRIERVMIVGGGDLSIADEALKHKGVREVVLVDIDGRVVELCREHFSEINAKAFKDRRLKIEIADAFEYLGRPASKGRFDLVIADRPDPIGPGKALFGETFYDRVRDALKPGGLATFQTGVPFYQPWEITEALEELAEFFPQSGLYLSVVPTYIGGFMALSWACKGAKRLGTPAGIRKAAAAYKKSRIKTDYYNDAIHGAAFALPEWIRRLVP; this is encoded by the coding sequence ATGGCGAGCAGTTTCAAGGAGCGTCTCCACAAGGGCTACGCGCAGTCGATCGAACTCGCGGGCCCGCCGATCGTCGAGGAAAAGAGCCAGTTCCAGCGCATACGGATCTTCGACAGCGTCGCCAACGGGCGCGTCATGACGCTCGACGACGTCGTGCAGATCACCACGCGCGACGAGAGCGCCTACGCAGAAATGCTTACCCATCTGCCGATCTTCGAGCACGGCCGGATCGAGCGCGTCATGATCGTGGGCGGCGGCGACCTCTCCATCGCCGACGAGGCGCTGAAGCACAAAGGCGTCAGGGAAGTCGTGCTGGTCGACATCGACGGGCGGGTGGTGGAGCTCTGCCGGGAACATTTCTCCGAGATCAACGCCAAGGCGTTCAAGGATCGGCGGCTGAAGATCGAGATCGCCGACGCGTTCGAATATCTCGGACGCCCGGCGAGCAAGGGCCGCTTCGACCTCGTCATCGCCGACCGGCCCGACCCCATCGGCCCCGGCAAGGCGCTGTTCGGCGAAACCTTCTACGATCGCGTGCGCGACGCGCTGAAGCCGGGCGGGTTGGCGACGTTCCAGACCGGCGTGCCGTTCTACCAGCCCTGGGAGATCACCGAGGCGCTGGAGGAGCTCGCGGAATTCTTTCCCCAATCGGGACTCTATCTGAGCGTGGTGCCGACCTATATCGGCGGCTTCATGGCGCTGAGCTGGGCGTGCAAGGGCGCCAAGCGGCTCGGCACGCCGGCCGGCATCCGCAAGGCGGCGGCGGCGTATAAGAAGTCACGCATCAAGACGGACTATTACAACGACGCCATCCACGGCGCGGCCTTCGCGCTGCCGGAATGGATCCGGCGGCTGGTGCCCTGA
- the speD gene encoding adenosylmethionine decarboxylase: MARLELVAATKEARAPRVRTSAKTVPVVVPPLAINDDQQKDHFITRNGLTYAGSHLIIDLWEAEGLADRDRIEQALIDAVKAAGATLLHIHLHTFCEGGGISGVAVLAESHISVHTWPEKGYAAFDVFMCGDAEPRKALGVFKAAFNPGRIVIGEHKRGVL, encoded by the coding sequence ATGGCTAGACTCGAACTTGTTGCGGCGACCAAAGAAGCTAGGGCTCCCCGAGTCCGCACTTCCGCGAAGACCGTTCCTGTCGTCGTTCCGCCGCTGGCGATCAACGACGATCAACAAAAAGACCACTTCATTACCCGCAACGGTCTGACCTATGCGGGAAGCCACCTGATCATCGACCTGTGGGAAGCGGAAGGCCTTGCCGACCGCGACCGTATCGAACAGGCGTTGATCGACGCGGTGAAGGCTGCCGGGGCGACGCTCCTGCACATTCACCTGCACACGTTCTGCGAAGGCGGCGGCATTTCCGGCGTGGCGGTGTTGGCGGAAAGCCACATCTCCGTCCACACCTGGCCGGAAAAAGGCTATGCCGCGTTCGACGTGTTCATGTGCGGCGACGCGGAGCCCCGCAAGGCGCTCGGCGTGTTCAAGGCGGCTTTCAACCCGGGGCGCATCGTGATCGGCGAGCACAAGCGCGGCGTTCTCTGA